The DNA window GCCCGGGTGTCGTTGGCCAGCAGCCGATTATCGAGCCGGGCGAGGCTTTCGAGTATACGAGCGGCTGTCCGCTATCGACGCCGAGCGGCATCATGTCGGGCACCTACCACATGGTCGACGATCGCGGCACAGCGCTCGACATCGTCATCCCGGCCTTCTCGCTCGATAGCCCGATGACCGCGCGCACTTTGAATTAGTTTCCGCCTCAAGCGTCGACGGGGCGGTGCTCGCCACGTCGGGCCCGCTTCGCGCGACCCTGCTTGGCGCCGGAAGCCGCCTGAGGCGGCTTCAAGATTGCCTCGGTTGATCGCCTTCAACGGCTGGACAAGGCCGGCCACCGCGCCTATCTGTCGGCAACCTCCCCACCCCGGAAAGCCGGAGCGCCTTCATGTCCGACCGTTTCCAGCGCCTGCTCGGCGATAGCCCGGCTCGCCTTCTCCTGCGGCTCGTCATTCTCTCGCTGGTGGTTGGCGTCGTACTCGCCGCCCTTGGCGTCGAGCCTTACGACATTGTCGCTTCGGCGATGCGCTTCGCCAACCGCATCTGGGGGATGGGTTTCGACGCCATCGACCGTGTCTGGCGCTATTTCCTGTTGGGCGCCGTGGTGGTGATCCCGGTCTGGCTGGTGCTGCGGCTTCTCAACGTCGGTCGCAATCGCTTCTGAGCGGTGCCGTCAAAT is part of the Pleomorphomonas sp. PLEO genome and encodes:
- the apaG gene encoding Co2+/Mg2+ efflux protein ApaG is translated as MFTAVSHEIVVNVEPSYLPGESEPDEHRYVWSYRVVIANHGPRAVQLMTRSWEITDANGLQRTVNGPGVVGQQPIIEPGEAFEYTSGCPLSTPSGIMSGTYHMVDDRGTALDIVIPAFSLDSPMTARTLN
- a CDS encoding DUF6460 domain-containing protein, encoding MSDRFQRLLGDSPARLLLRLVILSLVVGVVLAALGVEPYDIVASAMRFANRIWGMGFDAIDRVWRYFLLGAVVVIPVWLVLRLLNVGRNRF